A portion of the Ailuropoda melanoleuca isolate Jingjing chromosome 18, ASM200744v2, whole genome shotgun sequence genome contains these proteins:
- the TACC1 gene encoding transforming acidic coiled-coil-containing protein 1 isoform X8 produces MGGSHSLSPRGREPAGDRPPTARESASGCKVKKYETQSLTLDGCSQDEGAVISQISDISNRDGHATDEEKLASTSSGQKSAGAEVKGIEKETCQKMEKDGSAMTGLLESSVEKAPVSVACGGESPLDGICLSESDKTAVLTLIREEIITKEIEANEWKKKYEETRQEVLEMRKIVAEYEKTIAQMIEDEQRTNMTSQKSFQQLTMEKEQALADLNSVERSLSDLFRRYENLKGVLEGFKKNEEALKKCAQDYLARVKQEEQRYQALKIHAEEKLDKANEEIAQVRTKAKAESAALHAGLRKEQMKVESLERALQQKNQEIEELTKICDELIAKLGKTD; encoded by the exons gagTGGCTGTAAGGTGAAGAAATATGAAACACAGTCTCTTACTTTGGATGGCTGTTCTCAG GATGAAGGAGCAGTGATCTCTCAGATTTCAGACATTTCTAATAGGGATGGCCACGCTACTGACGAGGAGAAATTGGCATCCACTTCATCTGGTCAGAAATCAGCTGGGGCCGAGGTGAAAG GCATAGAGAAAGAGACGTGCCAGAAGATGGAAAAAGATGGATCCGCCATGACC GGACTGTTGGAGTCCTCTGTGGAGAAGGCCCCCGTGTCTGTGGCCTGTGGAGGGGAGAGCCCCCTGGATGGCATCTGCCTCAGTGAATCAGATAAGACAGCCGTGCTCACCCTCATAAGAGAAGAG ATAATCactaaggaaattgaagcaaatgaatggaagaaaaaatacgAAGAAACCCGACAAGAAGTCTTGGAGATGAG gaaaattgtgGCTGAATATGAAAAGACCATTGCCCAAATGATTG AAGATGAACAGAGGACAAATATGACCTCTCAGAAAAGCTTCCAGCAACTGACCATGGAGAAGGAGCAGGCCCTGGCCGACCTCAACTCTGTGGAAAGGTCCCTTTCTGATCTCTTCAGGAGATATGAGAACCTGAAGGGTGTTCTGGAAGGGTTCAAGAAG AATGAAGAAGCCTTGAAAAAATGTGCTCAGGATTACTTAGCCAGAGTTAAACAAGAGGAACAGCGTTACCAGGCTCTGAAGATCCACGCAGAAGAAAAACTAGACAA AGCCAATGAAGAGATTGCTCAGGTTCGAACAAAAGCAAAGGCCGAGAGCGCAGCTCTCCATGCCGGACTCCGGAAGGAACAGATGAAGGTGGAGTCCCTGGAAAGAGCCCTCCAGCAGAAG AACCAAGAAATCGAGGAACTAACGAAAATCTGCGACGAGCTGATTGCGAAGCTGGGGAAGACTGACTGA